The region TATTGGATTTGCTTTTTTGGAAAGTGAAAAAGAGGACAACGGTACTTGGACTTTAGAAGTGCGTCGGATAATGTTGAAAGACAAAGAAAACATGTCGAAGGTGTTTCCTATATCATATGCATTATTTTGTAGTATCACATTACAAAGAATATGATAAGTAGACTTAAACTTGCGGCAAGGACCACACAAATAAATGGTGAAGATGGGAAAATGGTCAAAGCTAATGTGATACTTGAAAGAATAATGAATTCTTGAAATGTTATAATAAATTCTTCTACATAAGAGTTATATGTCGATTCCATTATAATTTTTAGGAAGGTGCGTGAGAAATATCCAGATTTTTTAAAATATGTTAAATGTACAATTCTAGACAAGTTGAAGTAGAAAATTGTTTGTGCTTGGACCGATCATGTTAGACACTTTGAAAATACAATAACTAACAAAGTTTAATCTACCCATGCTACATTGAAGAGTTGGCTGGAAATAGTAAATGTAGTTTTTGCAGAGATTGAGACTCTATGAACTAATGATCCAAAATCGGCATAATTAGATACATACATCATTTAGTCACAACATTACAGTGTTAGAACACAGATTCATAGACAGTAATCTCTATTCATAGTTGGTGGGAAATATATCTCGAACAAGATTGGTTTTTTCTCACGAAGCCAAACGAGCTGAGAAAGTAGGTTCATATAGCTCAAAGTGTGATCATACAATTAGGAAGACAAACCGTCTTTCATGTGCTTGTTTAATTTCAAAGAAAGTGAAACTTAATAGGCCAATATGAATGGATGAGGTTTACACCCACTGGAAAAGAGTCTACTTTGAAAATCCATGACAACATGAAACTCTACATCAAAGAGAAACCGAGGAAGATTTCCTATCTAGAAACCACATGTTTGAAACCACCATCGCAACCGGTGAAAAAAAGGATGCTCCTAAGAAGGTCAAACCAACTCCGATTGACAACTTAACGATACGGTCTCCTTCCTATTTTGAACGTGTTGACAGACTTTTTCTGGATTCTCTAACTTCAAAATAAAAAACATCGAAGAGATTCTAGTTTTTTCGCACAAATACATTGAATGGATTGTAAATGTTGAGTTTGACGGTAACTGCGGTTATCGAGATGTTTATGCTTTTCTTTGTAAAGGAGAAGAGAAGCATATACTTGTCCGCTAACAACTTATCAAAGAGTTGAAGGCGCGTGAAGAATCATACATAACACTATATAGGAAAAAGAATATTTCAATGCAATTATTGAATCTCTTATTCCTTGTGTTAATGGTCTGTGTGAAGAAGATATTCATCATCAATCATAGTTTGATTTTGATGCGACAAAAGGATATCTTAGAAGAAAGATCATAGAAGAAAATATTAGAATCAAAGTATCAAGTTTGCATAAGTCTTGATTTCAATGGAATTGGATCATAGACCAAAGTACAATGTGCAATTTAGTTGTTATAAGGTTTATGTGCTCAAGAATGAATCATAAGCTTTTACGCATGCATAATTTTCAAAAGTTTCAAAATTACATTttaacttagaaatttttcaagTGTTTATTAAGGTAAATTGATTAACCTCCTTATGTCAATCGATTTACATTGGTTCtattaaaatcatttttgagaATTGTGAAGGGTCAATCGATTTACTTCATATATAAATTGATTTACCATTCCAATTTTGAACTATGTAAATAAATTAACCATTTCAGTCAGTCGATTAACATAGTGAAAATTCACATATTTTTTGCATGTTGAGGATAGGTAAATCGATTGACATGGTcaggtaaatcgatttacctctATAGCTTTTGAAAAAAATATGAATCATCATGATACCTTTTCATTGCATTCTTTCATGAATCATTTTCCTACAACATTACAAATTAATTTTGATTATTATCAAGCATTGTAAGCCTTTTCAAAATGTTGTCTTGTGTTGTATAAGTAGTAGAATAATTTGACAGTAAAAATTACCTTCTTcatgaacaactttcatttatttttaagtGTTAGGAATATTTAATAGAGAAAATATTTCCTGCATAATTTTCATTCATATGTAAGAAAGTTTAGTGAAAATATTTGAGCACTTAAATATTTATATTATCTTGATTTGTTCATTGAAATAGAAGATTAAACTTTCAATATATCATAAAAGTATCGAAACCCACAAAATTATCAAGTTTGTTGTAAAGTCTGTCTTATTATAAATTATTTGTTTATTGTAATATTCATTAAGTGTGTGGTGATTTTTGTATGTAAGAAAGTGGTTGTTCTTTCTATAGGTGTTTGCAAATAGGAGATGTTGTCTTTTTATTtgttcaattttttttttgaattaggTGATTCAAAGTCCACCATAGTTGTTGGTGTTTGGAAATCAAGGAAGTCGAGTGCTTCTTTGTTGTTGTTAGAAAATTGTAAGAGAAGTCTTAGTAGTAAGCTTGTACAAAGATCTAACAATAGCAAAATCTCTCACGGGTGTGAGGGGAGTGAAATACTCTTGTTTGGAAAGCGAAACCAATATATATCCTTGTCttatttactttatgcatttATATTTATGCACTTTTATTCATAACTTAATAgaaatattttcaaaaaaataataacatAAGAATCATCTCTTCAAAACGAAAAAAAATAGTATAACCTAATTAACCCCTCTTAGGTTGCAGTCTATACTTACACTTGACATCAGAGCATGTTAAGGTAACTTGCTCCTAGATCTGGATAAAAATGTCTTTCGCTAATCCAGTTTTTAGAGATGGTGGCAGTAGCAAAAACCTCCATGTTTCGTCAGTGAACTTTATGACTTATGGGAAATTCGTGTGTAGGCGTATCTAGCAGCACACAGAGAAGATATATGGGACGTTGTTCAAAATGGTCCATTCATTCCTACAACAATTATTAATAATGTAGGACAAGTAAAAGTAAAATGCTCATAGAATGATGATGATAGGAAGAAAGTGTTATTTGACAAGAAAGCAAATAACATGCTTCAATCAACATTAAATATGGATGAATTCTTTCGTATATCTCATTATAAAACAACAAAGGAGATTTGAGATACTTTATAAGTCACACCTGAAGGCACGGTAAAGGTTAaaagatctaaaataaatattttatcaCAAGAATATGAAATGTTTAGAATGCAGCCCCGTAAAACAATTCTTGATTTACAAAAGAATTTTGCTCACTTAACAAATCAATTGGTGGCtcttgaaaaatattttaaaaattatgaatTGAATCTCAAGGTCCTTATAACTTTAACAAAGGCATGCCAACCGAAGGTGACGGCAATGTCTGAAAAGAAGAGTCTTTCTAAAATGACTTCTGCAACATTGTTAGGTAAATAACAAGAACACAAGATAAAACTTGAAAGATTGGAGAAGCATGAAGACAATGAAAAGAACTCCAAAATTATTGCCCAAAACACTAAATTCAAAAGTTATGATAGTAATCAAGAGGATGAATCTCAATCTACTAGTGATGAATATGATTCTATAGTCAAGAAATTTAAAAAGTTCTTAAAGAAGGAAAAGACAAAAGGAATGAGTCAAAAGGAAGCACCAAAAAGAAAGGTTACTTATTTTGAATGTGGAAAAAGAGGACATGTTAAAATTGAATATCTTACACTTCAAAAGAAGAATAAATTCAAAATCAAGAAGGACAAAAGGACAAAGAAATCATATATAGCATGTGATGACAATGAAATAAGTTCATCTTCAAATGAAGATCATGAAAACAAGGCATTAATGATATCAAATCATTCAGGTGATGAAGAACATAAGGTTAATGATTATGAAATTAATGATAGACCTTCATATGGTGATTTACAAAATGCTTTTCATGAATTACATGAAGAATTTTGGAAATTTTATAGACAGTTCtcaaaacaaaagaaaactatTTTAAATCTAGAAAGTGTAACTATTGACAAAAAAGTAGAATTATAAAAAGTAAATAAATTCTACATGCAATAAATGTCAAGATCATGGATCCAAAATTGTTTAACTAAACCAAGTGATCAAGATATATGAAAAATGTCAAATTAAATTGGTTAAGTAGTCAAAGATATTCAATTAATAAATGTGGACTTGGCTTTTCTAATTGTGATAAGTCTAGTACGAGTCAAACTATCTTTGTAAAGCCTACTAGAAAATTAAACAGTAAAGAATTAAAGATAGTACATGTTGTAGATCATCATAAAAGGCCTTGTGATAAAAATAACTTTTATGTCTATAAAAGGAATCATGTTTTTAGACTTACTTGTTTTTATTGTAATGCAAAAGGTCATACTTATAATACTTGCTACATAAGAAATTACGGTATTCCTTATGGTGAGTATGTATGGGTGAGGAAGGGATTTAACCCAAGAGGACCTAAAGAAAATTGGGTACCTTGAAAGTATTATTAATTGTTTTGTAGGTACTTGAACATCATATACTAGTATTGTCAATTCAAGATTGTTCTTTCAAGATACAAGACCATATGATATAGTAGAATTAAAACTTCATTGGGTTTATGGTGATTTGAAAAAGTTTGAAATCAATCATATATTGTGAAGAAGATAAGTTCTTTTATGTTTAATGTATCATTTCCCTTATATTATTATACTTCTTTGGATTTTACTCTTATTTTTTTGTTAATGTCAAAAAGAGGGAGAAGAGAGATaattgtttttgttgtttttcaGGATACCAAAGACATAGCATAAATTGAAAAATAAAGGGGGAGATATGAAATATAGGGGGATATATACAAGATAGGGGGAGCAATCAAGTGAAAAGCAAAAATTTCCCATCAAtatgttttgtcatcataaaaaagggaGAGATTGTGAAGAAGATCATCATCAATCATAACTTGGTTTTGATGAATACAAAAGGTTATATCAGAAGAAAGATCAGAGAAGATAAATATTGGAACCAAAGTATCAAGTTTGCATAAGTTTTGGATTTCAACGGAATTGGATCAAAAACCAAATGTGCAATTTAGTTGTTATAAGGTTTATGCGCTCAAAAGTTAATCATAAATTTTAAAGCATGCATAAGTTTCAAAATTGCATTTTAACTTATAAAAGTTTTTATTAAGGTAAATCAATTAACCTCCTTATGTCAATCGATTTACATTGGTTATGTTAAAAGAATTTTCGAGAATTATAAAGGGTCAATCGATTTACTTCATATGTCAATTGATTTACCATTCCAATTTTGAACAATGTAAATCAATTAACCATTTCAGTAACCTAGTGAAAATTCACATATCTTTTGCACGTTGAAGATAGGTAAATCTATTAACATGGGTAGGTAAACTGATTTACCTATGTAGCTTTTGAAAAAACATGGATCAACATGATACTTTTTCATTGCTTTCTTTCATGAATCATTTCCTAAAGCATTGTAAATTATTTCTGATTATTTTCAAGCATTGCAAGACTTTTCAAAATGGTGTCTTGTGATGCATAAATAATAGAATAGTTTGACAGTAAAAATTACCTTCTTCGTGAACaattttcatttgtttttaagTGTCAATAATATTTAAAAAGAGAAACTTTTTCTTGCATAATTTTCATTCATATGTGAAAATACTTGCGCACTTAAATTTTTATATCATCTTGATTTGTTCATTGAAGGAGAAGATTAAACTTATTATATCAGAGAAGTAGCAAAACTCACCAAATTATCAAGTCTGCTGCAAAGTATGTCTTCTTATAAATTATTTGTTTACTATAATATTCACCAAGTGCGTGGTGATTTTGTCTGTAAGAAAGTGGTTGTTCTTTCTACAAGTGTTTGCAAATAGGAAGAGTTGTATTTTGATTTGTTGAAAAAAGTCCTTTGAAGAAGGGTGATTCAAAGTCCATAATAGTTATTGGTGTTTGAAATCAAAGAACTGATGTGTTTCTTTGTTGTTGTTAGAAGATTGTAAGAGAAGTCTTGGTGATAGACTTGTATAAATATCTAACAATAGTGAAATCTCTCACGGCATGTGAGAAGACGGAAGTATTCTTGTTTGAAAAGAGGAACCATGAGTGGATGATCaatgcattttgatgcacattcttctataattgtacttaagcatttctctagtttatttttcttattttactattttattacgtttttagatttaagttcacgtttgcctttaatctattttcgtttgtTGTTTTCAGTTTTAACGGTTATTTGATATTTGTTCATTGTTCGGATCATAACATGAGCTACGAAATACCGTTTTGCATGTTCTGACAtgtgttggaaagctaagagaaagagctagAACTTTTGTGTTGAAGTCAAAAGTTGATTCAGAGAGCAGAGTCTTACATAATTCATTGAAGTAATTTCTTTTGGGTCATTTTTGGGTCGGATTTAGGTTTTCCGACCCAATTTGAATTATAAGTGCAATCCTTATTTTGTTTAAAAGGAGGAACCGCGGTACTGTAGCAATTACACCTTATTCACGATAACTTTTTGCTTTGGGTGATTATGAAGAGAAAGTAATCTtctagagtcaatctgctgtaatcgaatttccaaggctttgaggtttttatcccatcaatttaattttgttctctttcaattctattctatgaaaattcatttgcttaatctgtattttatggaatggttttgattaaattcgtatgattgcattcctaactgTTAATCGTCGTTTTCGCCGCTTTGTCGTTAAATcgcgtttgtaaatcgtgtttgcttaattcacgattgtacTAATCAGTTTGtttaattcggaatataggaatattaatctgtcatatatctattgcgcttgcCAATCGAAATTGAATCGAATAGAGATTTAAGTCGCTTAGGGAATTGGTAAgtaaaaaccaatgattagccGGAAATCGAATatagtagattgacttattttataatcgcttattttaatcacttatttactttgttttctaaatcgatTCTTAAAACATAAACCCACCCTAAATCGATTTTATTAGGTTAacaataatacaagaatccttgcgatacgatactcgagttgtcGTTTCCGCTAAACTACAATTttctaattactcgttttgacccgtgCACGACAGCGGGTCAATGGATAACTCATTCAACAAAGGAAGCTGAAATTTGGAAGAATCATTTTTTAGATAGGATGCAAATATTAAACAAGTTGAGCGAAATAGAAAGAAATCAAATAAACAAAAATCAAAGGCGGAAcctcatatatatatatatatatatatatatatatatatatatatatatatatatatatatatatatatatatatatatatatatatatatatatatatatatatataatatatatatatatatatatatatatatatatatctatatacttatatttatatatatgaaaCACATATATATCATATACTTACACCATAATTATACCAAATATTTATACCAAACACAGTTCATCATATTTATACGGtgaataataatttttttataaataaaaaaatattatttttaaaactattttttaatataaatataaagTTTGTGATTGACCAATTTTATTATGTATTAACCATAAAATATAGATTATTAAACATATATTTACTTATAATTCATTAATCAAATTTACTActttattaattaataaaatatttaatattaatcaaattatgatattaaaatataaaatataataattaatatttACACTCTATTAACCAATTCTGACATTAATTTATGAAATATATGAAATAAAGCAAATCTCAAATTCTGACATTAAATTATGAAATATATGGAATAAAGCAAATCTCAAATTATGACATTAAATTATGAAATATATGAAATAAAGCAAATAAGATTTATGAATAGAATGTAAAAATTGgttattatattttatattttaatgacaaaacttaattaatattaaaaaattattgtttaatgaagtgataaatttgattaataaattataaataaaacaTGTGGTTAGTAATTTATATTTTTGCAATAAAATTGAATAATGATAAATTTTATACTTATgttataaatatatttttaaaaaaataataaatttttataaatataatttttatttatttataaaaaaacaaagtaCTACTTATCGTATAAACAGGATACGATGCAAGTATTTGGAAAATTAATGATAAAATAGCATTAATAAAAGTAGGGACTAAGACTATTATTTGGTTTGGATgaattttaatttaaaattaatcTTTTCTTTGGTTAgatgaattttattttaaaattaatcTTTCTCTAGCTCTTTTCACAAACCCTTAGACAAACTTTTTTTTCCTTAATCTCGGTAAATGATCAATCTCACCATCCACTTTCAGACGTCTCATTTAAAGTTTGAACAAAATTCTGAATGAAATTGACCCAACAAAAGAGTTTGAATGAAATTGACCCAACAAAAGAGTTGTTTAAACCTTATAGGATTTAAATTTGAGATCATGAGAGAAACACACTCTTAAAATTCAAGCCTTCACCGCTAGGTCAATCCCACCGTCTACTTGCGGCGACTACGTTTAAAGTCGGAGCTAATTTTTATATAAACTTGATTTAACAGAAGAATTGTTTGCCCCTAACGAGATTAAAACCTAACACCCTTAGGAGTCAAGCCCTTCACCTCTAGGCGAACTCCAGCAAGTTAGAGTTAGAAACAGTTCATTCTTATAAATGAAGGTTAGTTTCTAATAAAAATCAGAGACGGTTCAAAGGTTCAGCAAAACTATAACTTTTGATCCACTCATAGATTCAGAAGTTGCCAGCATTATGCAGACTATTTAACATATTTGTGACAAACGGACAAGGTTAGTGGAGTTACGTAAATCACCTATGCTCATTATTCATTATTATGCAGCAAATTTATGGATTGCATGCTCAACAACTTAAAGTACTAAAACAATTTGATAAGCCCTTAATGAGCAAAGAAAGTAAGAACGGACTACACAGCCATTTTCTCCAAAACACAAGTAGCTCGCTAATTTGCTCTTTAAGACCTACGAAACAAGACAGTAGCAAACTATGCAGATAAAACACTAGAGACTTGACCACCACATTCTAAAAAACAGTATGAATAAGAACTATGCATGTCTTTCAGAGGCGTTTTACATCTGCAACATTTTTCGTCTAAGGACTCTGTTTACTCAGGATATCCTCGATAAGATCAGCAGCTTCTTGAACTGTTGTGATGCTCTGAGCACTATCCTCTTCAACGCTGATGCCAAACTCTTCCTCGAGTCCCATCACAATCTCAACCTGAAGGGCATGTAAATGGAActcacaacaatcaaaacaagGTAATGCTCATGCCTATTAATTTGCACTCAGATTTGGCAAATAAATACAACTAGCATTATATACAGGCAATTGCAATGTCTAGTAAGATCTCAGTTACCGTGTCAAGCGAATCAGCTCCAAGAGCTGCAAATTTTGATTCGCCGGTCACATTAGAGTCATCTGATAAAGCCAGCTGCTTCTTCACTATCTGGCTCACTTTTTCCACTGTCTG is a window of Lathyrus oleraceus cultivar Zhongwan6 chromosome 6, CAAS_Psat_ZW6_1.0, whole genome shotgun sequence DNA encoding:
- the LOC127098026 gene encoding acyl carrier protein 1, chloroplastic; protein product: MAINMQASHSVLSLRPQLNQRLAVTSTAGQRSSLISSYGRWNVSFSPMSRPMRLTVTCAAKPQTVEKVSQIVKKQLALSDDSNVTGESKFAALGADSLDTVEIVMGLEEEFGISVEEDSAQSITTVQEAADLIEDILSKQSP